The Maylandia zebra isolate NMK-2024a linkage group LG7, Mzebra_GT3a, whole genome shotgun sequence genome contains a region encoding:
- the LOC112429841 gene encoding uncharacterized protein LOC112429841 — MKSRKVKRILITKLMLTTLALQCKEIINDDLPVGQILDCWPTLKSQSQICAEFHRITNLHLKNRFYAVLDQHAPRLQSLFRKKAVCTGNVSDVLSQLFRSYNLQEQADIHAQSAGVLHALSAYLYEDTSTFIKTWDMMHSDRPDISEVPLGLLLIRANSSDATFFCPEKTAVLVEGNMIIVFTTLADAFLVIFGLTDVLHLSYPKCLANIFDFIQNVLMGLEGGKLKPKVLSLKNDLLAAE; from the exons ATGAAGTCGAGAAAAGTGAAAAGAATCCTGATTACAAAGCTGATGCTCACAACTTTGGCCTTGCAATGCAAAGAGATCATCAATGATGACCTACCAGTAGGTCAGATCCTGGATTGCTGGCCTACTCTGAAATCCCAGTCCCAG ATCTGTGCAGAATTCCACAGGATTACAAACCTCCACCTGAAGAACCGCTTTTATGCTGTGCTGGACCAACATGCTCCCCGGCTCCAGAGCTTATTCAGAAAGAAAGCTGTTTGCACAGGGAACGTGTCTGATGTCCTGTCTCAGCTCTTCAGAAGCTATAATCTCCAG GAACAAGCTGATATCCATGCCCAAAGTGCTGGTGTGCTTCATGCCCTCTCTGCCTATTTGTACGAAGACACCTCTACCTTCATCAAAACATGGGAT atGATGCATTCTGATAGACCAGATATTAGTGAAGTGCCACTTGGACTCCTCCTGATCAGAGCCAATTCCAGCGATGCAACATTCTTCTGCCCTGAGAAGACTGCAGTTTTGGTCGAGGGTAACATGATCATTGTTTTCACCACCCTGGCTGATGCATTTCTAGTAATATTTGGACTGACTGACGTCCTGCACCTAAGCTACCCAAAATGTTTGGCCAACATTTTTGACTTCATTCAGAACGTTTTGATGGGTCTGGAGGGTGGGAAGTTGAAGCCCAAAGTGCTGAGTCTTAAAAATGATCTTTTGGCAGCAGAATAA
- the LOC101476359 gene encoding cyclin-dependent kinase inhibitor 1C — protein MSHVQLSTTLERMVARKTFPLQRRTGVCRNLFGPVDHDELNREMKEKLREISERDQQRWNFNFEANTPLEGDYEWEAVTADKTPVFYQDSVQDGKIRVPVPTSDSALPESPRADALDRLAVPESSSSPCAGEINQENRIDKINSGKATTRQLPCVRRKRTAAPDSNTHITDFYVKRKRPTDIKPSDMTACLLSKSPIQVEQTPRKRIR, from the exons ATGTCCCACGTCCAGTTATCAACCACGCTAGAGAGGATGGTGGCCAGGAAGACCTTCCCTCTCCAGAGGCGCACCGGAGTCTGTCGAAACCTCTTCGGACCGGTGGATCACGACGAGCTGAACCGGGAGATGAAAGAAAAATTGCGAGAGATTTCCGAACGGGACCAGCAGAGATGGAACTTTAATTTCGAGGCCAACACCCCGTTGGAAGGGGATTACGAGTGGGAGGCGGTGACTGCGGATAAGACCCCGGTGTTTTaccaggactctgtgcaggacGGCAAAATCCGAGTGCCCGTGCCCACGTCGGATTCTGCTCTCCCGGAGAGCCCTCGTGCGGACGCACTGGATCGCCTGGCcgtgccagagagcagcagctcTCCTTGCGCGGGGGAGATCAACCAGGAGAACCGCATAGACAAGATCAACTCAGGGAAAGCGACCACCAGGCAGCTCCCGTGTGTCAGGCGCAAGAGAACGGCCGCTCCTGACAGCAACACACACATCACAG ACTTCTACGTGAAACGAAAGAGGCCTACTGATATAAAACCGAGTGACATGACCGCCTGTCTCCTCTCCAAGTCTCCAATCCAGGTGGAACAAACTCCGCGGAAGAGGATCCGTTGA